A window of Deltaproteobacteria bacterium genomic DNA:
ATGATGGCATGATTTCACCCCCGGAAGGGTTATCAGATCCGCATTACCCAGTTTTGGTTGCGCAGATGTTGGAACGCAACTGGTCTGAAGAGCGCATTCAGCGAATTTTAGGTGGAAACTTTTTAAGGAGTTTTAAGGCGCTAAGACCTTAATTACTTCTGTCCGTAGGTCCAGTCAGGACTGCTGGCGACCAGCTCACAGATATCATTCAAGTTGACCGGCTTACTGAAGAGATAGCCCTGCCCATATTGGCAATCGAGAGCATCAAGGCTTTCCATTTGCTCCGGAGTTTCAATACCTTCAGCAACCACGCTCAAATGAAGACCACGCGCCAAGCCGGTAATGGCTCGAACAACTTTCATGGCTCGTTCATTTTCGCTCATGGCGGTGACGAAGCATCTGTCGATTTTCAGATTGTCGATTGCAAATTGGTAGAGATAACCAAGCGAGGAAAAGCCGGTACCAAAATCATCCAAGGCGATGGTGATACCCATTTCTTTACAATGGGCAATCCACTCCACGGCCACTTCCGGACTGTCCATGAAAAGGCTCTCAGTGATTTCGAGCTTAATCTGGTGGGGCGGTGCTTGAGTACTTTGAAGCGTTTGGCGAATGGTATCGATGTAGCCGGGAACGCCGAGTTGTCTTCCGGAAACATTGACGCTCACGAAGGGACGAACGGTACGCCCATTGGTATTCCCTAGATTGCACGCTTTTTCCAACTCCGGCAGGTCTTTGCAGGCACGCTCGAGGACATAGTCTCCCAGTGGGATAATCAGCCCAGTCTTTTCGGCAAGATCGATGAAGTGAAAAGGCGCGAGCAGGCCGCGTTTTGGGTGCTCCCAGCGTACAAGTGCCTCAAAGCCGGCGGTCGTTCGTGTTTCTAGGTCAACGATGGGCTGGTAGAAGCAAACAAACTCCCCCCTATCGATACCGTTTTTAAGATCTGCCTCCAGGCGAATCGCCTCGATTGCCGCCTCAGCGGGCTTACTCATGGCAGATTCAAGTTGAACACCACTTTGGTTTAAATCGGGCTGCATAGCAGGCGCAATGACTTTTCCGGGTTGGCTGGTTCTTTCGAGATTGGCTCGGTAACGGGTGAGGATAACCTTGAGCAGGAGATTTACAACAGAGTCACCCTGGTTGAGGTGCTCGTTGATCTGTTTTCTTGAGATTGAAACAAGATTGGTTTTCTCAAGGGCCACGACGGTGGCTGTTCTTGGCTGATCATCAATGACAGCCATCTCACCAAAGAGACCGCCTTCACCAATTCGAGTTAATACTGTACGCTGACCGTTTTGAATCATAGAGATTTCAACAGCCCCACTTTCTACAATGTAGGCTGAATCCCCAGCATCTCCCTCACGAAAGATGATGTCTCCAGGCTCGAGCGTGCGCGAATAGATGTG
This region includes:
- a CDS encoding EAL domain-containing protein, which gives rise to MVDTGSHIYSRTLEPGDIIFREGDAGDSAYIVESGAVEISMIQNGQRTVLTRIGEGGLFGEMAVIDDQPRTATVVALEKTNLVSISRKQINEHLNQGDSVVNLLLKVILTRYRANLERTSQPGKVIAPAMQPDLNQSGVQLESAMSKPAEAAIEAIRLEADLKNGIDRGEFVCFYQPIVDLETRTTAGFEALVRWEHPKRGLLAPFHFIDLAEKTGLIIPLGDYVLERACKDLPELEKACNLGNTNGRTVRPFVSVNVSGRQLGVPGYIDTIRQTLQSTQAPPHQIKLEITESLFMDSPEVAVEWIAHCKEMGITIALDDFGTGFSSLGYLYQFAIDNLKIDRCFVTAMSENERAMKVVRAITGLARGLHLSVVAEGIETPEQMESLDALDCQYGQGYLFSKPVNLNDICELVASSPDWTYGQK